One region of Triticum aestivum cultivar Chinese Spring chromosome 6B, IWGSC CS RefSeq v2.1, whole genome shotgun sequence genomic DNA includes:
- the LOC123137733 gene encoding putative lipase ROG1 isoform X4, translated as MGDLAGGDCREAAAPEEEAAAPAPAVGGADHLVIMVHGIIGSTADWKYGAEQFHKLLEGRVIVHCSNSNMHKLTLDGIDVMGERLAQEVIEEINKRPQITKISFVAHSVGGLVARYAIGRLYRPPGQSLENSPQSLRDSNRGNIHGLDAVNFITVASPHLGSRGNKQVPFLFGVTAIEKFACCIIHFIFRRTGKHLFLTDNDDGKPPLLQLMVDDCEDLRFISALQAFQRRVAYSNVGYDHIVGWRTSSIRGASELPKWVDSTSKIYPHIVYEELSKAETLDQCADVADIDKDNCTLEERLLRGLKRVSWEKVDVSFHNSKARSAAHSVIQVKDPVMHSEGADVIKHMIDHFVT; from the exons ATGGGCGACCTGGCAGGCGGAGACtgccgggaggcggcggcgcccgaggaggaggcggcagcgccggcgccggcggtaGGCGGGGCCGACCACCTGGTGATCATGGTCCACGGGATCATCGGGAG CACAGCCGATTGGAAATATGGAGCCGAGCAATTCCATAAGTTGCTAGAAGGCAGAGTCATAGTTCATT GTAGTAACAGCAACATGCACAAGCTAACTTTAGATGGCATTGATGTGATGGGTGAACGGTTGGCACAAGAG GTTATCGAAGAAATCAACAAAAGACCACAGATAACAAAGATATCTTTTGTTGCGCATTCCGTTGGAGGATTGGTTGCAAGATATGCCATCGGAAGACTTTATAGGCCTCCTGGACAATCACTTGAAAATTCTCCTCAAAGTTTGAGAGACAGCAACAGAGGCAATATACATGGGCTTGATGCAGTCAACTTCATAACTGTTGCATCACCACATCTTGGTTCTAGAGGAAACAAACAG GTTCCTTTCCTTTTTGGAGTTACTGCGATAGAAAAGTTTGCGTGCTGCATCATTCACTTCATATTCAGAAGAACCGGCAAGCACCTATTTcttactgataatgatgatggaaaGCCTCCGTTGTTGCAACTTATGGTGGATGATTGTGAGGACCTACGGTTCAT ATCTGCTTTGCAAGCATTTCAGCGAAGAGTTGCATACTCCAATGTTGGTTACGACC ACATTGTTGGATGGAGGACATCATCAATCAGGGGGGCCTCCGAACTACCCAAG TGGGTTGATTCGACAAGCAAGATTTACCCACATATTGTATACGAGGAACTATCCAAAGCAGAAACTCTTGATCAATGTGCTGATGTTGCTGATATTGACAAGGATAACTGCACTCTAGAAG AACGGCTTTTGAGAGGACTTAAGCGTGTGTCATGGGAAAAGGTGGATGTCAGCTTCCATAATAGCAAAGCAAGATCTGCTGCACACAGTGTAATTCAG GTAAAAGATCCCGTCATGCATAGCGAAGGGGCCGATGTGATAAAGCATATGATCGACCATTTCGTTACCTAG
- the LOC123137733 gene encoding putative lipase ROG1 isoform X3 — protein sequence MGDLAGGDCREAAAPEEEAAAPAPAVGGADHLVIMVHGIIGSTADWKYGAEQFHKLLEGRVIVHCSNSNMHKLTLDGIDVMGERLAQEVIEEINKRPQITKISFVAHSVGGLVARYAIGRLYRPPGQSLENSPQSLRDSNRGNIHGLDAVNFITVASPHLGSRGNKQVPFLFGVTAIEKFACCIIHFIFRRTGKHLFLTDNDDGKPPLLQLMVDDCEDLRFISALQAFQRRVAYSNVGYDHIVGWRTSSIRGASELPKWVDSTSKIYPHIVYEELSKAETLDQCADVADIDKDNCTLEERLLRGLKRVSWEKVDVSFHNSKARSAAHSVIQQVKDPVMHSEGADVIKHMIDHFVT from the exons ATGGGCGACCTGGCAGGCGGAGACtgccgggaggcggcggcgcccgaggaggaggcggcagcgccggcgccggcggtaGGCGGGGCCGACCACCTGGTGATCATGGTCCACGGGATCATCGGGAG CACAGCCGATTGGAAATATGGAGCCGAGCAATTCCATAAGTTGCTAGAAGGCAGAGTCATAGTTCATT GTAGTAACAGCAACATGCACAAGCTAACTTTAGATGGCATTGATGTGATGGGTGAACGGTTGGCACAAGAG GTTATCGAAGAAATCAACAAAAGACCACAGATAACAAAGATATCTTTTGTTGCGCATTCCGTTGGAGGATTGGTTGCAAGATATGCCATCGGAAGACTTTATAGGCCTCCTGGACAATCACTTGAAAATTCTCCTCAAAGTTTGAGAGACAGCAACAGAGGCAATATACATGGGCTTGATGCAGTCAACTTCATAACTGTTGCATCACCACATCTTGGTTCTAGAGGAAACAAACAG GTTCCTTTCCTTTTTGGAGTTACTGCGATAGAAAAGTTTGCGTGCTGCATCATTCACTTCATATTCAGAAGAACCGGCAAGCACCTATTTcttactgataatgatgatggaaaGCCTCCGTTGTTGCAACTTATGGTGGATGATTGTGAGGACCTACGGTTCAT ATCTGCTTTGCAAGCATTTCAGCGAAGAGTTGCATACTCCAATGTTGGTTACGACC ACATTGTTGGATGGAGGACATCATCAATCAGGGGGGCCTCCGAACTACCCAAG TGGGTTGATTCGACAAGCAAGATTTACCCACATATTGTATACGAGGAACTATCCAAAGCAGAAACTCTTGATCAATGTGCTGATGTTGCTGATATTGACAAGGATAACTGCACTCTAGAAG AACGGCTTTTGAGAGGACTTAAGCGTGTGTCATGGGAAAAGGTGGATGTCAGCTTCCATAATAGCAAAGCAAGATCTGCTGCACACAGTGTAATTCAG CAGGTAAAAGATCCCGTCATGCATAGCGAAGGGGCCGATGTGATAAAGCATATGATCGACCATTTCGTTACCTAG
- the LOC123137733 gene encoding uncharacterized protein isoform X2 has translation MHKLTLDGIDVMGERLAQEVIEEINKRPQITKISFVAHSVGGLVARYAIGRLYRPPGQSLENSPQSLRDSNRGNIHGLDAVNFITVASPHLGSRGNKQVPFLFGVTAIEKFACCIIHFIFRRTGKHLFLTDNDDGKPPLLQLMVDDCEDLRFISALQAFQRRVAYSNVGYDHIVGWRTSSIRGASELPKWVDSTSKIYPHIVYEELSKAETLDQCADVADIDKDNCTLEGRSLLGLILGRTYPASLQARSPHAACLSVQSPPPPRLSPRRRPSPPRLSPRRRPASRPVAAPPLAPSPPRRSPRRRPVAAPPRFAAPSPPHLGSFCLGLLQRCLQSPDRPSPVAAPPLAPSPPASRPVVAPSPPRLGSFCLGSLQRCLQSPDRPSPEPRCSGATWTYKSL, from the exons ATGCACAAGCTAACTTTAGATGGCATTGATGTGATGGGTGAACGGTTGGCACAAGAG GTTATCGAAGAAATCAACAAAAGACCACAGATAACAAAGATATCTTTTGTTGCGCATTCCGTTGGAGGATTGGTTGCAAGATATGCCATCGGAAGACTTTATAGGCCTCCTGGACAATCACTTGAAAATTCTCCTCAAAGTTTGAGAGACAGCAACAGAGGCAATATACATGGGCTTGATGCAGTCAACTTCATAACTGTTGCATCACCACATCTTGGTTCTAGAGGAAACAAACAG GTTCCTTTCCTTTTTGGAGTTACTGCGATAGAAAAGTTTGCGTGCTGCATCATTCACTTCATATTCAGAAGAACCGGCAAGCACCTATTTcttactgataatgatgatggaaaGCCTCCGTTGTTGCAACTTATGGTGGATGATTGTGAGGACCTACGGTTCAT ATCTGCTTTGCAAGCATTTCAGCGAAGAGTTGCATACTCCAATGTTGGTTACGACC ACATTGTTGGATGGAGGACATCATCAATCAGGGGGGCCTCCGAACTACCCAAG TGGGTTGATTCGACAAGCAAGATTTACCCACATATTGTATACGAGGAACTATCCAAAGCAGAAACTCTTGATCAATGTGCTGATGTTGCTGATATTGACAAGGATAACTGCACTCTAGAAG GGAGGAGCTTATTGGGACTTATCCTGGGCCGGACCTACCCCGCGTCGCTCCAGGCTCGTTCCCCGCACGCCGCCTGCCTCTCGgtccaatcgccgccgccgccccgcctctcgccccgtcgccgcccgtcgccgccccgcctctcgccacgtcgccgccccgcctctcgccccgtcgccgccccgcctctcgccccatcgccgccccgtcgctcgccccgtcgtcgccccgtcgccgccccgcctcggttcgccgccccgtcgccgccccacctCGGTTCGTTCTGCCTCGGTTTGTTGCAGCGGTGCCTCCAATCGCCGGACAGGCCCTCTcctgtcgccgccccgcctctcgccccgtcgccgcccgcctctcgccccgtcgtcgccccgtcgccgccccgcctcggttCGTTCTGCCTCGGTTCGTTGCAGCGGTGCCTCCAATCGCCGGACAGGCCCTCTCCTGAGCCTCGTTGCAGCGGTGCAACATGGACttataagtccctgtaa
- the LOC123137733 gene encoding uncharacterized protein isoform X1 — translation MGDLAGGDCREAAAPEEEAAAPAPAVGGADHLVIMVHGIIGSTADWKYGAEQFHKLLEGRVIVHCSNSNMHKLTLDGIDVMGERLAQEVIEEINKRPQITKISFVAHSVGGLVARYAIGRLYRPPGQSLENSPQSLRDSNRGNIHGLDAVNFITVASPHLGSRGNKQVPFLFGVTAIEKFACCIIHFIFRRTGKHLFLTDNDDGKPPLLQLMVDDCEDLRFISALQAFQRRVAYSNVGYDHIVGWRTSSIRGASELPKWVDSTSKIYPHIVYEELSKAETLDQCADVADIDKDNCTLEGRSLLGLILGRTYPASLQARSPHAACLSVQSPPPPRLSPRRRPSPPRLSPRRRPASRPVAAPPLAPSPPRRSPRRRPVAAPPRFAAPSPPHLGSFCLGLLQRCLQSPDRPSPVAAPPLAPSPPASRPVVAPSPPRLGSFCLGSLQRCLQSPDRPSPEPRCSGATWTYKSL, via the exons ATGGGCGACCTGGCAGGCGGAGACtgccgggaggcggcggcgcccgaggaggaggcggcagcgccggcgccggcggtaGGCGGGGCCGACCACCTGGTGATCATGGTCCACGGGATCATCGGGAG CACAGCCGATTGGAAATATGGAGCCGAGCAATTCCATAAGTTGCTAGAAGGCAGAGTCATAGTTCATT GTAGTAACAGCAACATGCACAAGCTAACTTTAGATGGCATTGATGTGATGGGTGAACGGTTGGCACAAGAG GTTATCGAAGAAATCAACAAAAGACCACAGATAACAAAGATATCTTTTGTTGCGCATTCCGTTGGAGGATTGGTTGCAAGATATGCCATCGGAAGACTTTATAGGCCTCCTGGACAATCACTTGAAAATTCTCCTCAAAGTTTGAGAGACAGCAACAGAGGCAATATACATGGGCTTGATGCAGTCAACTTCATAACTGTTGCATCACCACATCTTGGTTCTAGAGGAAACAAACAG GTTCCTTTCCTTTTTGGAGTTACTGCGATAGAAAAGTTTGCGTGCTGCATCATTCACTTCATATTCAGAAGAACCGGCAAGCACCTATTTcttactgataatgatgatggaaaGCCTCCGTTGTTGCAACTTATGGTGGATGATTGTGAGGACCTACGGTTCAT ATCTGCTTTGCAAGCATTTCAGCGAAGAGTTGCATACTCCAATGTTGGTTACGACC ACATTGTTGGATGGAGGACATCATCAATCAGGGGGGCCTCCGAACTACCCAAG TGGGTTGATTCGACAAGCAAGATTTACCCACATATTGTATACGAGGAACTATCCAAAGCAGAAACTCTTGATCAATGTGCTGATGTTGCTGATATTGACAAGGATAACTGCACTCTAGAAG GGAGGAGCTTATTGGGACTTATCCTGGGCCGGACCTACCCCGCGTCGCTCCAGGCTCGTTCCCCGCACGCCGCCTGCCTCTCGgtccaatcgccgccgccgccccgcctctcgccccgtcgccgcccgtcgccgccccgcctctcgccacgtcgccgccccgcctctcgccccgtcgccgccccgcctctcgccccatcgccgccccgtcgctcgccccgtcgtcgccccgtcgccgccccgcctcggttcgccgccccgtcgccgccccacctCGGTTCGTTCTGCCTCGGTTTGTTGCAGCGGTGCCTCCAATCGCCGGACAGGCCCTCTcctgtcgccgccccgcctctcgccccgtcgccgcccgcctctcgccccgtcgtcgccccgtcgccgccccgcctcggttCGTTCTGCCTCGGTTCGTTGCAGCGGTGCCTCCAATCGCCGGACAGGCCCTCTCCTGAGCCTCGTTGCAGCGGTGCAACATGGACttataagtccctgtaa
- the LOC123137736 gene encoding 3-isopropylmalate dehydratase small subunit 1, producing the protein MTTAAPLLSLTDAATVTAALAPGRAPTRARIQAAPRHHATVSLRCHRARPLTAAAATGDSPSSAAFHGECFVVGDNIDTDQIIPAEHLTLVPSKPDEYRKLGSFAFVGLPSAAYPIPFVAPGEESSRYAVIIGGANFGCGSSREHAPVALGAAGARAVVAEGYARIFFRNSVATGEVYPLELADSGASKECKTGDVVTVDLDNSVLINHTSGKQYKLKPIGDAGPVIEAGGIFAYARKTGMIASKSA; encoded by the coding sequence ATGACGACGGCGGCCCCTCTTTTATCGTTGACGGAtgcggcgacggtgacggcggcgcTAGCCCCCGGCAGAGCGCCCACCAGAGCCCGCATTCAGGCCGCCCCCCGCCACCACGCCACCGTCTCGCTGAGATGCCACCGCGCTCGGCCCCTAACCGCGGCCGCCGCCACGGGCGACTCGCCGTCGTCCGCCGCGTTCCACGGCGAGTGCTTCGTCGTCGGGGACAACATCGACACCGACCAGATCATCCCGGCCGAGCACCTGACCCTGGTGCCGTCCAAGCCCGACGAGTACCGCAAGCTTGGCTCCTTCGCCTTCGTGGGCCTCCCCTCCGCGGCCTACCCGATTCCCTTCGTGGCCCCAGGCGAGGAGTCGTCCCGCTACGCCGTCATCATCGGCGGCGCCAACTTCGGGTGCGGCTCCTCCCGCGAGCACGCGCCCGTCGCGCTCGGAGCCGCCGGCGCGCGCGCAGTTGTGGCCGAGGGCTACGCCCGCATCTTCTTCCGCAATTCCGTGGCTACAGGGGAGGTGTACCCCCTGGAGCTCGCGGACAGCGGTGCCAGCAAGGAGTGCAAGACCGGGGATGTGGTCACAGTGGACCTCGATAACTCGGTCTTGATTAACCACACATCCGGCAAGCAGTACAAGCTGAAGCCTATTGGTGATGCAGGCCCGGTTATTGAGGCCGGGGGGATCTTCGCTTATGCTCGGAAGACTGGAATGATTGCGTCCAAATCTGCGTGA
- the LOC123137735 gene encoding deSI-like protein At4g17486, which yields MEAGNDGPTTPVLLNVYDLTPVNDYLYWLGFGVFHSGIEVHGMEYGFGAHDFSSSGVFEVESKCCPGFVYRKTVSLGTTDMSREDFRSFIERLAGKYHGNTYNLIAKNCNHFTDDVCRNLTGKPIPGWVNRLARVGSVFDCLLPESVQVSPVGRVPTLRPVIDDDLDSVSSSNSDEGDEDKHLLEAPSTDLQPVEVPLKLAKDLL from the exons ATGGAGGCCGGGAACGACGGCCCGACGACGCCGGTGTTGCTCAACGTATACGACCTCACGCCCGTCAACGATTACCTCTACTGGCTCGGCTTCGGCGTCTTCCACTCCGGAATCGAAG TTCATGGCATGGAATATGGATTTGGAGCACATGATTTCTCATCCAGCGGTGTATTTGAGGTGGAATCGAAATGTTGCCCTGGATTTGTCTATAGAAAGACGGTGTCGCTAGGCACAACTGACATGTCTCGGGAAGATTTCCGCTCGTTCATTGAAAGACTTGCAGGGAAGTATCATGGCAATACATATAATTTGATTGCGAAGAACTGCAATCATTTCACAGATGATGTCTGTAGGAACTTGACTGGAAAACCCATCCCTGGCTGGGTGAATAGGTTGGCCAGAGTAG GCTCAGTTTTTGACTGCCTACTACCAGAAAGTGTCCAAGTTTCTCCTGTTGGACGTGTCCCAACTCTTCGTCCAGTTATTG ATGATGATTTGGATTCGGTATCTTCTTCGAACAGCGATGAGGGTGATGAGGACAAGCACCTGTTGGAAGCACCATCCACTGACTTGCAACCTGTAGAAGTGCCATTAAAGCTAGCCAAAGATCTTCTTTGA